From Eleftheria terrae, the proteins below share one genomic window:
- a CDS encoding DUF883 family protein, with amino-acid sequence MPSYTYGDPASDFSSERAMRGFDEPVPAPVKHGATALQRQWAGLKADVQELVSNPQLKDTPEMNALKQRLQRSLHLASEAVADASHGLTQRVRHTASATNDYVHDQPWKVASIAMLAGVVIGFLAATRRR; translated from the coding sequence ATGCCTTCCTACACCTACGGTGACCCAGCTTCCGACTTCAGCAGCGAGCGCGCCATGCGCGGCTTCGACGAGCCCGTGCCCGCCCCGGTGAAGCATGGCGCCACGGCATTGCAGCGACAATGGGCCGGGCTGAAGGCGGATGTGCAGGAGCTGGTGTCCAACCCGCAGTTGAAGGACACGCCCGAGATGAACGCGCTCAAGCAGCGCCTGCAGCGTTCGCTGCACCTGGCCAGCGAGGCCGTGGCCGATGCGAGCCATGGCCTCACCCAGCGAGTGCGGCATACCGCCAGCGCCACCAACGACTATGTGCATGACCAGCCGTGGAAGGTGGCGTCCATCGCCATGCTGGCCGGCGTCGTGATCGGCTTCCTCGCCGCGACCCGGCGGCGCTGA